One part of the Luteolibacter rhizosphaerae genome encodes these proteins:
- a CDS encoding EF-hand domain-containing protein, which yields MKKNITWIALALAVSGTALTHAQEDGGRPNRGGQRQIPEAVLKEFDKDGDGKLNDDERKALQEARRAREEEARKKELEEFDKDKDGKLNEEEQKAANEAREAKRKAIVEKYDADKDGRLNREEIQAAVKAGEELRFLRPGGPREGGRRGGEGGPRRQRDQQGEKKDEAKPAEDKPGN from the coding sequence ATGAAGAAGAACATCACTTGGATCGCGCTCGCCCTCGCCGTTTCCGGCACCGCCCTGACCCATGCCCAGGAAGACGGCGGACGCCCGAACCGCGGCGGCCAACGCCAGATCCCGGAAGCCGTGCTCAAGGAATTCGACAAGGACGGCGACGGCAAGCTCAACGACGACGAGCGCAAGGCGCTGCAGGAAGCCCGCCGTGCCCGCGAGGAAGAAGCCCGCAAGAAGGAGCTCGAGGAATTCGACAAGGACAAGGACGGCAAGCTCAACGAAGAAGAGCAGAAGGCCGCCAACGAAGCCCGCGAAGCCAAGCGCAAGGCGATCGTCGAAAAGTATGACGCGGACAAGGACGGCCGCCTCAACCGCGAAGAGATCCAAGCTGCCGTGAAGGCCGGCGAGGAACTCCGCTTCCTCCGCCCCGGTGGCCCGCGTGAAGGCGGTCGCCGCGGTGGCGAGGGCGGCCCGCGTCGCCAGCGCGACCAGCAAGGCGAGAAGAAGGACGAGGCCAAGCCGGCCGAAGACAAGCCCGGCAACTGA
- a CDS encoding phosphatidate cytidylyltransferase: MPNPAPDNSKKTTFLRRSASTLGLWAVVGGALWSRQAWAYVGLVGLLTLISSREYFQMLKTGGVKCFPRYGMLLTVVYSAVLYWTLVPIPGYQVPPIAEASELVEPGVGAVTTVLKSVVYLPDWIDGLSIFAAIAGAFTLQLRHPIRGLEPLQAVASNVLGFIYIPFLFNFAAKLVFLTPGPGQVPGAMLLLWMIAVTKFSDMGAYIVGSMIGKHKMIPHVSPGKTWQGFGGAIFFALLAGCGLYALCKEDMPSFATGLHVLGGWPHVIVLSIVLCLLAVVGDLAESIVKRSLSVKDSGQMLPGIGGGLDLIDSLCFTAPVLYFYLKWMPV; this comes from the coding sequence ATGCCGAACCCCGCGCCCGATAACTCAAAGAAAACCACCTTCCTACGGCGCAGCGCGAGCACCCTGGGGCTCTGGGCGGTGGTGGGTGGAGCCCTCTGGAGCCGGCAGGCCTGGGCTTATGTCGGGCTGGTGGGCCTCCTCACGCTGATCTCCAGCCGGGAGTACTTCCAGATGCTGAAGACAGGCGGGGTGAAGTGTTTCCCGCGCTACGGCATGCTGCTGACGGTGGTTTATTCAGCCGTCTTATATTGGACTCTGGTGCCGATCCCGGGCTATCAAGTCCCCCCGATTGCCGAAGCTTCTGAATTGGTAGAGCCCGGGGTCGGCGCGGTCACTACCGTCCTGAAAAGCGTGGTTTACCTGCCTGACTGGATCGACGGTCTGTCGATCTTTGCAGCCATCGCCGGCGCCTTCACCCTGCAGCTCCGTCATCCGATCCGAGGTCTTGAGCCCCTGCAGGCGGTCGCCAGTAACGTCCTCGGTTTCATCTATATCCCGTTTCTCTTCAACTTCGCGGCGAAACTCGTCTTCCTCACACCGGGCCCCGGCCAAGTCCCGGGCGCGATGCTGCTGCTGTGGATGATCGCGGTGACGAAGTTCTCCGACATGGGCGCCTACATCGTGGGCTCGATGATCGGGAAGCATAAGATGATCCCGCACGTGAGCCCGGGGAAGACCTGGCAGGGCTTCGGCGGGGCGATCTTCTTCGCGCTGCTCGCCGGTTGCGGCCTGTATGCGCTGTGCAAGGAGGACATGCCGAGCTTCGCCACCGGTCTGCACGTGCTGGGCGGCTGGCCGCATGTCATCGTGCTGAGCATCGTGCTCTGCCTGCTGGCGGTGGTGGGAGATCTGGCGGAGAGCATCGTGAAGCGCAGTCTCAGTGTGAAGGATTCCGGCCAGATGCTCCCGGGCATCGGCGGTGGCCTCGATCTGATCGATAGCCTCTGCTTCACCGCGCCGGTCCTGTATTTCTATCTCAAATGGATGCCGGTCTGA
- a CDS encoding tyrosine recombinase, producing the protein MEQEADDFILYLATERGLSPAYQLSVRQTLDAFAAWLRKKPLTDVGTDELTTFLGTRKDAGLAASSLRITTVHLKVFFRWLAARGKLPMDPAEPLLSPRPEKTLPETLHGRQVAQMLDSIDTTQFLGKRDRAMLELFYASGLRLSELCTARLENLDRDEHFIRVTGKGNKTRIVPVGRTAEEMLDQYLASERKELVNKKSSSHIFLSVRGGKLSPDRVRQVVKERAAMAGIDQNVYPHLLRHSFATHLLEGGADLRVIQELLGHADIATTQIYTHVDSARLKAVHKKFHPRG; encoded by the coding sequence GTGGAGCAGGAAGCGGACGACTTCATCCTTTATCTCGCGACGGAGCGCGGGCTGTCTCCGGCCTATCAGCTTTCCGTGCGTCAGACCTTGGATGCCTTCGCCGCTTGGCTGCGCAAGAAGCCGCTGACCGATGTCGGCACGGACGAACTCACCACCTTCCTCGGCACGCGGAAGGATGCCGGGCTCGCGGCCTCTTCGCTGCGCATCACCACCGTCCACCTGAAGGTCTTCTTCCGCTGGCTCGCCGCGCGCGGCAAGCTGCCGATGGATCCCGCCGAGCCCCTGCTCTCCCCGCGCCCGGAGAAGACCCTGCCGGAAACACTCCACGGCAGGCAGGTGGCACAGATGCTCGACTCGATCGATACCACGCAGTTCCTCGGCAAGCGTGATCGCGCCATGCTGGAGCTCTTCTACGCCTCCGGCCTGCGCCTCTCCGAGCTCTGCACCGCGCGGCTGGAGAATCTCGATCGCGACGAGCACTTCATCCGCGTGACCGGCAAGGGCAACAAGACCCGCATTGTCCCCGTGGGCCGCACCGCGGAGGAGATGCTCGACCAGTATCTGGCCAGCGAGCGCAAGGAGCTGGTGAATAAGAAAAGCAGCTCGCACATCTTCCTCAGCGTACGCGGCGGCAAGCTCTCGCCGGACCGCGTGCGGCAGGTGGTGAAGGAACGCGCGGCGATGGCCGGGATCGACCAGAACGTCTATCCGCACCTGCTGCGGCATTCCTTCGCCACCCACTTGTTAGAAGGCGGGGCCGACCTCCGCGTGATCCAGGAGCTGCTCGGCCATGCGGACATCGCCACCACCCAGATCTACACCCACGTGGACAGCGCGCGGCTGAAGGCGGTGCACAAGAAATTCCACCCGCGGGGCTGA
- a CDS encoding 2-hydroxyacid dehydrogenase → MDVVTVAFYDTKPYDREYFSRAAEQAGAELHFHEFRLAASNASSAAGARVVCVFVNDRLDRECLQVLADGGVKLIALRCAGFNNVDLAAAKELGLGVVRVPAYSPHAVAEHAVALLMTLNRKIHRAFNRVRELNFSLGGLVGFDLHGRTVGIVGTGKIGRAAAQIFRGFGCDVCAYDPYPSEEWASDFGVRYVTLDELLGASEVVSLHLPLTPETFHLIGPESIARMKPGAYLVNTSRGKLVDSAAVIAALKSGQLGGVALDVYEEEEGVFFEDHSGAALQDDVLSRLLTFPNVLITSHQAFLTEEALSAIAGITLDSISRFARGEEAVKERTLA, encoded by the coding sequence ATGGATGTCGTCACCGTCGCTTTCTACGATACGAAGCCCTATGACCGCGAATACTTCAGCCGCGCGGCGGAGCAGGCAGGAGCCGAGCTGCACTTCCATGAGTTCCGTCTCGCGGCGAGCAATGCGTCATCTGCCGCAGGGGCGCGGGTGGTCTGCGTGTTCGTGAATGACCGGCTGGATCGCGAGTGCCTGCAGGTGCTCGCGGATGGCGGGGTGAAGCTGATCGCCCTGCGCTGTGCGGGCTTCAACAACGTGGACCTCGCTGCGGCGAAGGAGTTGGGACTCGGCGTCGTGCGGGTCCCGGCTTATTCGCCGCATGCCGTCGCCGAGCATGCGGTGGCCCTGTTGATGACCCTGAACCGCAAGATCCACCGCGCCTTCAACCGGGTGCGCGAGCTGAACTTCTCGCTCGGCGGTCTGGTCGGCTTCGACCTGCATGGCAGGACCGTCGGGATCGTCGGCACCGGCAAGATCGGTCGTGCGGCGGCGCAGATCTTCCGTGGCTTCGGCTGCGATGTGTGTGCCTACGATCCCTATCCCTCCGAGGAATGGGCCAGCGACTTCGGCGTGCGCTACGTGACTCTGGATGAATTGCTGGGCGCGAGCGAGGTGGTGAGCCTGCACCTGCCGCTCACGCCGGAAACTTTCCATCTCATCGGGCCGGAATCGATCGCGCGGATGAAGCCGGGCGCCTATCTGGTGAATACCAGCCGCGGCAAGCTGGTGGATAGCGCCGCCGTCATCGCCGCGCTGAAGAGCGGGCAGCTCGGCGGCGTGGCGCTGGACGTGTATGAGGAGGAAGAGGGCGTCTTCTTCGAGGATCACTCCGGCGCGGCACTGCAGGATGACGTGCTCTCGCGCCTGCTGACTTTCCCGAACGTGCTGATCACCTCGCACCAAGCATTCCTCACGGAGGAGGCGCTGTCGGCGATCGCGGGTATCACGCTGGATAGCATCTCGCGCTTCGCGCGCGGCGAGGAAGCGGTGAAGGAAAGGACGCTAGCTTAG
- the tyrS gene encoding tyrosine--tRNA ligase, producing the protein MTPEEQLQILTAGTAKVLSEKELLEKLRLGRPLRIKLGVDPTAPDIHLGHTVALEKLRQFQLLGHQAVMLIGDFTATIGDPSGRSVTRPPLTRDEVLVNAATYTEQAFKILDKEKTEIVYNGDWFRKMSYEDILRLNSRVTLQQMLQREDFRNRIESGQEVRLHELQYPVMQGWDSVEIRADVEIGGTDQLFNILVGRDLQKEEGQPQQVVMVVPLLEGLDGVKKMSKSYGNYVGVSDAPNDMFGKIMSVSDTLMVRYYLVLLGETLDPAAHPMEAKKALAEKITARFHGAEAGVAARTDWDTRFSKKDLAAAELPELAIAELPAELNVLSLTAHGFKAAFDLEKSNGELRKQFITTGSVQLNGEKLVDPNAAVAVKAGDVLKLSKKHAVRFV; encoded by the coding sequence GTGACTCCGGAAGAACAGCTCCAGATCCTGACCGCCGGCACCGCCAAGGTCCTCTCCGAAAAGGAACTCCTCGAAAAGCTCCGCCTCGGCAGGCCCCTGCGGATCAAGCTCGGCGTGGACCCCACCGCCCCGGATATCCACCTGGGTCACACGGTCGCGCTGGAAAAGCTGCGCCAATTCCAGCTCCTCGGCCACCAGGCGGTGATGCTGATCGGCGATTTCACCGCGACCATCGGCGATCCCTCCGGCCGCTCGGTGACCCGACCGCCGCTCACCCGTGACGAGGTGCTGGTGAATGCCGCGACCTACACCGAGCAGGCTTTCAAGATTCTCGACAAGGAGAAGACCGAGATCGTCTACAATGGCGATTGGTTCCGTAAGATGTCCTACGAGGACATCCTGCGCCTGAACTCCCGCGTGACGCTCCAGCAGATGCTGCAGCGCGAGGACTTCCGCAACCGCATCGAGTCCGGGCAGGAAGTGCGCCTGCACGAACTGCAATACCCGGTGATGCAGGGCTGGGACTCCGTGGAGATCCGCGCCGATGTGGAGATCGGCGGCACCGACCAGCTTTTCAACATCCTCGTGGGCCGCGACCTGCAGAAGGAAGAAGGCCAGCCGCAGCAGGTGGTGATGGTCGTGCCGCTGCTCGAGGGCCTCGACGGCGTGAAGAAGATGTCGAAGTCCTACGGCAACTACGTGGGCGTGAGCGATGCGCCGAACGACATGTTCGGCAAGATCATGAGCGTGTCCGACACGCTGATGGTGCGCTACTACCTGGTGTTGCTCGGCGAGACGCTCGATCCCGCCGCACACCCGATGGAGGCGAAGAAGGCGCTGGCGGAAAAGATCACGGCGCGCTTCCACGGTGCGGAGGCGGGTGTCGCTGCACGGACGGATTGGGACACGCGCTTCTCGAAGAAGGACCTGGCCGCTGCGGAGCTGCCGGAGCTCGCCATCGCGGAGCTCCCTGCCGAGCTGAACGTGCTCTCCCTCACCGCGCATGGCTTCAAGGCCGCCTTCGATCTGGAGAAGTCGAACGGGGAATTGCGCAAGCAGTTCATCACGACGGGATCCGTGCAGTTGAATGGCGAGAAGCTCGTCGATCCGAATGCCGCCGTGGCAGTGAAAGCGGGCGATGTGCTGAAGCTCTCGAAGAAGCACGCAGTGCGCTTCGTGTAA
- a CDS encoding endo-1,4-beta-xylanase — MRSLLLALALSSSALAEDSPWGIALGAEWSGDYPKFNPLLQEAGVTWVRYFPEWHSMQPEPGKWSFERADAFLASATAHKIRIAGGFWYAAPWSTTDGGTRRVPLKDMQHWRDYVKGMVTRYGKEVQWWEVWNEFNGSFSEGGTPAIYAELTREAYKTAKAINPEVKIGLSVANFDIGFLDATIKAGAADHFDYVCVHPYENLGALANGGERGYLSLAASLRQMLKANGQKEDTPLWITEFGVQSNIAPDEKADARQAEIFTRGYVLSLAQGFDKIFWFEARGPAYGKGTDHGILREDWSKRPVYDAYRTLTAELGVEPRYLGWLDLGGAFGFVFAKGQEHRLVAWANEEKAVKLGGKEVPLGRKPVFVADLPTETIALAKANAAKPFPWGKDYASVKSVSCQLGATNRDEGITQTSPETTSVVHGLDHSYRRADVAKGGESLYAYFRVDPTFVPFGTKELEVTVVAKRLPGGGNAGMNLTYESLSGYKGAGEWWSIPEGEGWQEHIWKLGDANFAGGWGWNFRTDAAGSGADFFIREVRVKKP, encoded by the coding sequence ATGCGCTCGCTACTTCTCGCGCTGGCCCTGAGCTCATCCGCACTGGCAGAGGATAGTCCTTGGGGCATCGCGCTGGGCGCGGAGTGGTCGGGCGATTACCCGAAGTTCAATCCCCTGCTGCAGGAGGCGGGAGTGACTTGGGTCCGCTACTTCCCGGAGTGGCACTCCATGCAGCCGGAGCCGGGCAAGTGGTCCTTCGAGCGCGCCGATGCCTTTCTCGCCTCCGCCACCGCGCACAAGATCCGCATCGCGGGCGGCTTCTGGTATGCCGCGCCCTGGTCCACCACCGATGGCGGGACCCGCCGCGTGCCGCTGAAGGACATGCAGCACTGGCGGGACTACGTGAAAGGCATGGTCACCCGCTACGGCAAGGAGGTGCAGTGGTGGGAGGTCTGGAACGAATTCAACGGCAGCTTCTCCGAAGGCGGCACGCCCGCGATCTATGCCGAGCTGACGCGCGAGGCCTACAAGACGGCGAAGGCCATCAACCCGGAGGTGAAGATCGGCTTGAGTGTCGCGAACTTCGATATCGGTTTCCTCGATGCCACCATCAAGGCCGGGGCCGCGGATCACTTCGACTACGTCTGCGTCCACCCCTACGAGAATCTCGGAGCCCTCGCGAATGGCGGGGAACGCGGCTATCTCAGCCTGGCCGCCAGTCTGCGCCAGATGCTAAAAGCGAATGGCCAGAAGGAGGACACACCGCTCTGGATCACCGAGTTCGGCGTGCAGTCGAACATCGCTCCGGACGAGAAGGCGGACGCGAGGCAGGCGGAGATCTTCACGAGGGGCTACGTGCTCTCGCTGGCACAGGGCTTCGACAAGATCTTCTGGTTCGAGGCCCGCGGCCCCGCGTATGGCAAGGGCACCGACCACGGCATCCTGCGCGAGGATTGGAGCAAGCGCCCGGTCTACGACGCCTATCGTACCTTGACCGCGGAGCTGGGAGTCGAGCCACGCTACCTCGGCTGGCTGGATCTGGGAGGCGCCTTCGGCTTCGTGTTCGCGAAAGGGCAGGAGCACCGCCTCGTCGCTTGGGCGAATGAGGAGAAGGCAGTGAAGCTCGGGGGCAAGGAAGTCCCATTAGGCCGGAAGCCGGTCTTCGTCGCCGATCTTCCTACGGAGACGATCGCTTTGGCCAAGGCCAATGCCGCCAAGCCCTTCCCTTGGGGCAAGGACTACGCCAGCGTGAAAAGCGTGAGCTGCCAACTCGGTGCGACCAACCGCGACGAAGGCATCACCCAGACGAGCCCGGAGACCACCAGCGTGGTGCACGGACTCGACCACAGCTACCGCCGCGCGGATGTCGCGAAGGGCGGCGAATCTCTCTACGCCTACTTCCGGGTTGATCCCACCTTCGTGCCCTTCGGCACCAAGGAGCTGGAAGTCACCGTCGTGGCCAAGCGCCTGCCCGGCGGCGGGAACGCGGGAATGAATCTCACCTACGAATCGCTCAGCGGCTACAAGGGCGCGGGCGAATGGTGGTCCATCCCGGAAGGCGAGGGATGGCAGGAGCACATCTGGAAGCTGGGCGATGCCAACTTCGCCGGGGGTTGGGGCTGGAACTTCCGCACCGATGCCGCCGGATCAGGAGCCGACTTCTTCATCCGCGAAGTGCGGGTGAAGAAACCCTAG
- a CDS encoding pseudouridine synthase has protein sequence MKLERLLAKHDSMGRRQARQRILAGRVRVDGRVTLVHDLEVDRFARVELDGQPLRQAERLLHFMVNKPPGILSATRDPEHRTVIDLLDDPDRHLLHIAGRLDRGTTGLVLLTNDGRWSKRLMAPEAKVAKVYRVQTRDPILQQAVDDFARGFYFHTEDLTTLPAELEIIGEREARLTLHEGRYHQIKRMFHRTGNLVTALHRESIGGIALPADLPEGGWRALSAAEIVGVFEG, from the coding sequence ATGAAGTTGGAGCGCCTGCTGGCCAAACACGACTCGATGGGCCGCAGGCAGGCGCGGCAGCGCATCCTCGCCGGGCGGGTGAGGGTGGATGGCCGGGTGACACTGGTCCACGATCTGGAGGTGGATCGCTTCGCCCGCGTGGAGTTGGACGGGCAGCCTCTGCGTCAAGCCGAGCGACTGCTGCACTTCATGGTGAACAAGCCGCCGGGGATCCTCAGCGCCACCCGCGATCCGGAGCATCGCACGGTGATCGATCTGTTGGATGATCCGGATCGCCACCTTCTGCATATTGCGGGACGTCTTGATCGGGGCACCACGGGTCTCGTCCTGCTTACCAACGACGGTCGCTGGTCGAAGCGCCTGATGGCACCGGAGGCCAAAGTGGCGAAGGTTTACCGGGTGCAGACGCGCGATCCGATTTTGCAACAAGCCGTGGATGATTTCGCCCGCGGCTTCTACTTCCACACGGAGGACCTGACGACCCTCCCCGCGGAGCTGGAGATCATTGGCGAGAGAGAGGCACGCCTGACGCTTCACGAGGGGCGCTACCACCAGATCAAGCGCATGTTCCACCGCACCGGCAATCTCGTGACCGCCCTGCACCGCGAGAGCATCGGCGGGATCGCCCTGCCCGCGGATCTTCCGGAAGGAGGATGGCGGGCGCTTTCCGCGGCGGAGATTGTCGGGGTGTTCGAGGGATAG
- a CDS encoding 1-deoxy-D-xylulose-5-phosphate reductoisomerase yields the protein MDAGLKEAPRRKKVVLLGSTGSIGCSTLEVARLLPERIELIGLAANGSVESLAKQVHATGVKHVALHEASRVEELRALIPADVTIYPGPEGLVELATLADAEMVLVAIIGTAGLHPALAAIEAGKDLAVASKEILVMAGEIVTAAARRKGVKLLPVDSEHNAIFQCLDGHRGGEKEVSRLILTASGGPFRCLPADQLAGVTLAQALKHPTWEMGRKITIDSATLFNKGLEMIEARWLFDIGMERVDVVVHPQSIVHSMVEFVDGSVLAQLSTTDMCFPIQYALTWPDRVAGGLKPLDFAKLAKLDFEEPRHADFPALDLAREAGLKGGTLPAVLNAANEIAVDAFVAGRIGFPDIWRVVGETMQRHEVAAADSLESVIAADAWARRVAAEQCA from the coding sequence ATGGATGCCGGTCTGAAGGAAGCGCCACGGCGCAAGAAAGTGGTGCTGCTGGGATCGACCGGATCGATCGGCTGCTCGACGCTGGAAGTGGCGCGCCTGCTGCCGGAGCGGATCGAGCTGATCGGTCTGGCGGCGAATGGCAGCGTCGAGTCGCTGGCCAAGCAGGTGCATGCCACCGGCGTGAAGCACGTGGCACTGCACGAAGCCTCCCGTGTGGAGGAACTGCGCGCGCTGATTCCTGCGGATGTGACGATCTATCCCGGGCCGGAGGGTCTGGTGGAGCTGGCCACGCTGGCGGATGCGGAGATGGTGCTGGTCGCCATCATCGGCACGGCGGGCCTGCACCCGGCGCTCGCCGCGATCGAGGCGGGCAAGGACCTCGCCGTGGCCTCGAAGGAGATTCTGGTAATGGCGGGCGAGATCGTGACCGCCGCCGCACGGCGCAAGGGCGTGAAGCTCCTGCCGGTGGATAGCGAGCACAACGCGATCTTCCAGTGCCTCGACGGTCATCGCGGCGGCGAGAAGGAAGTCTCGCGCCTGATCCTCACGGCTTCCGGCGGGCCTTTCCGCTGCCTGCCCGCGGATCAACTCGCCGGGGTGACCCTGGCGCAGGCGCTCAAGCATCCCACCTGGGAAATGGGCCGCAAGATCACGATCGATTCCGCCACGCTCTTCAACAAGGGGCTTGAGATGATCGAGGCGCGCTGGCTCTTCGATATCGGCATGGAGCGTGTGGACGTGGTGGTGCATCCGCAGAGCATCGTTCATTCGATGGTCGAGTTCGTGGATGGCTCGGTGCTGGCGCAGTTGAGCACGACCGACATGTGCTTCCCCATCCAGTATGCGCTCACCTGGCCGGACCGCGTGGCGGGGGGCTTGAAGCCGCTGGACTTCGCCAAGCTCGCGAAGCTGGACTTCGAGGAGCCGCGGCATGCGGACTTCCCGGCGCTGGATCTGGCCCGCGAGGCCGGGCTGAAGGGAGGTACGCTGCCTGCGGTACTGAATGCCGCGAACGAGATCGCGGTGGATGCCTTCGTCGCGGGCCGCATCGGCTTCCCGGATATCTGGCGGGTGGTGGGAGAAACCATGCAGCGCCACGAAGTGGCGGCGGCGGACTCGCTGGAAAGCGTGATCGCGGCGGATGCATGGGCGCGCCGTGTGGCCGCGGAGCAGTGCGCGTGA
- a CDS encoding glycosyltransferase gives MRIVHAANLQLDKDGAHLWNQDQKIHHGLIRLGHFVYPFSINDRARMLSPTKSKTFGKGRANKALIETCKNVHPDLLILGHAQYITAETLREIRRILPQIRIGLWYVDPLWDEEEIRHLRDRLEVLDALFCSTGGSLLEGLATATCAAGFIPSAVDAGIECHRAFETPADELQHDLLFFGRDKGEPGRRAFLLELKQALPELHIGYYGCLDQPGIFGWEKEQIIRRSKMALNLSRRTDVALYSSSRIAELMGNGILTLTPRGAGLEGLYAEDELVYFDGVEDLAEKVRYFSSQDAERIAVARKGWERNHRDYSGTEVARFIVDLTLRDEGWRKAPWVGGEGTVYAV, from the coding sequence ATGCGCATCGTCCACGCCGCGAACCTCCAGCTCGACAAGGATGGCGCGCACCTGTGGAACCAGGATCAGAAGATCCACCACGGCCTGATCCGGCTGGGGCACTTCGTGTATCCCTTCTCGATCAACGACCGGGCGCGGATGCTCTCGCCGACGAAGAGCAAGACCTTCGGCAAGGGTCGGGCGAACAAGGCGCTGATCGAGACCTGCAAGAACGTCCACCCGGACCTGCTGATCCTCGGGCACGCGCAGTACATCACGGCGGAGACGCTGCGGGAGATCCGCCGGATCTTGCCGCAGATCCGGATCGGCCTGTGGTATGTGGACCCGCTCTGGGATGAGGAGGAGATCCGCCACCTGCGCGACCGGCTGGAGGTGCTGGATGCGCTTTTCTGTTCGACCGGCGGATCCTTGCTGGAGGGACTCGCCACGGCCACCTGCGCGGCGGGCTTCATCCCGAGCGCGGTGGATGCGGGGATCGAGTGTCACCGCGCCTTCGAGACGCCGGCGGATGAGTTGCAGCACGACCTGCTGTTTTTCGGTCGGGACAAGGGCGAGCCGGGACGCCGGGCCTTCCTGTTGGAGCTGAAGCAAGCGCTGCCGGAACTCCACATCGGCTACTATGGCTGTCTCGATCAGCCGGGGATCTTCGGCTGGGAGAAGGAGCAGATCATCCGCCGCTCGAAGATGGCGCTGAACCTTTCCCGCCGCACGGATGTGGCGCTCTATTCGTCCTCCCGCATCGCGGAGCTGATGGGGAATGGCATCCTCACGCTCACCCCGCGCGGCGCCGGATTGGAAGGGTTGTATGCGGAGGACGAGCTGGTCTATTTCGACGGGGTGGAGGACCTCGCGGAGAAAGTACGGTACTTCTCGTCGCAGGATGCCGAGCGGATCGCGGTCGCAAGGAAAGGCTGGGAGAGGAATCACCGCGACTACAGCGGCACGGAGGTGGCGCGGTTCATCGTGGATCTCACGTTGCGGGATGAGGGTTGGCGGAAAGCACCTTGGGTAGGCGGCGAGGGGACGGTGTATGCGGTGTGA
- a CDS encoding MCP four helix bundle domain-containing protein — translation MKSGPLRTLYLTLAVLVLLAIVCSPVFTIWMIRKEAARIVSDPLQGLATSSLATMQASEGFLETARSVDGNGLPADDLRALLEKSSGIVDSQYATHQETLKTDEERAIFARLNERKESYRATRRYVVTLLAEGKMGDANKLFDTECVPKFHAYANSLGDLVKHNAEESRAGGAEIIRLCHILLVVQGLLLVFFFVYGFFVPFTAVLERLSRNPIEIRN, via the coding sequence ATGAAATCCGGGCCTCTGCGGACCCTCTACCTCACCCTCGCCGTTCTCGTCTTGCTCGCCATCGTTTGCAGTCCGGTATTCACCATCTGGATGATCCGCAAGGAAGCGGCCCGCATCGTCTCCGATCCGCTCCAGGGACTCGCCACCAGCAGTCTGGCCACCATGCAAGCCTCCGAGGGCTTCCTTGAAACCGCCCGCTCCGTGGATGGCAACGGACTCCCCGCGGATGACCTGAGAGCCCTGCTCGAGAAAAGCAGCGGCATCGTCGATTCCCAATATGCCACCCATCAGGAAACGCTAAAGACGGATGAGGAGCGCGCGATCTTCGCCCGGCTGAACGAGCGTAAGGAGAGCTATCGCGCCACACGCCGCTATGTGGTGACCCTGCTCGCGGAAGGCAAGATGGGGGACGCCAACAAGCTTTTCGACACCGAGTGCGTGCCGAAATTCCACGCCTATGCCAACAGCTTGGGCGATCTGGTGAAGCACAACGCCGAGGAGTCCCGGGCTGGTGGTGCGGAGATCATCCGGCTCTGCCACATCCTGCTCGTGGTGCAGGGTCTCCTGCTGGTCTTCTTCTTCGTCTACGGCTTCTTCGTTCCCTTCACGGCGGTGCTCGAAAGGCTCAGCCGCAATCCGATCGAGATCCGGAACTGA
- a CDS encoding YdcF family protein encodes MTDALAPEIRAAVETLWDYHRMNHVLEPADIILVFGSSDLRVAAHAAELWHEGYAPRILFSGGRGRMTQAWADTEAAAMGKIAREAGVPEGRIILEEMASNTGENIRFSRELLESHGLLPRTAIVVQKPYMERRTHAALEVQWPELSCIAASPDMEFADYCSETLPPDLVISAVTGDFQRVLEYPAMGFASEQPVPPEAMAAYERLVKAGYVSQLR; translated from the coding sequence ATGACCGATGCACTCGCCCCGGAGATCCGGGCCGCCGTAGAGACCTTGTGGGACTACCACCGGATGAACCACGTGCTGGAGCCGGCGGATATCATCCTCGTCTTCGGCAGCAGCGATCTGCGGGTGGCAGCGCATGCGGCGGAGCTGTGGCATGAGGGCTATGCGCCGCGGATCCTTTTCTCCGGCGGGCGCGGGCGGATGACCCAGGCCTGGGCCGACACCGAGGCGGCGGCGATGGGGAAGATCGCGCGCGAGGCGGGGGTGCCGGAGGGCCGGATCATTCTGGAGGAGATGGCCTCGAATACCGGGGAGAACATCCGCTTCAGCCGGGAGCTGCTGGAATCCCACGGCTTGCTGCCACGTACGGCGATCGTCGTACAAAAGCCCTACATGGAACGCCGCACGCACGCGGCGCTGGAAGTGCAGTGGCCGGAGCTGTCCTGCATCGCGGCCTCGCCGGACATGGAGTTTGCCGACTATTGCAGCGAGACGCTGCCGCCGGATCTGGTGATCTCCGCGGTGACGGGGGATTTCCAGCGCGTCCTGGAATATCCCGCGATGGGATTCGCCAGCGAACAGCCGGTCCCTCCGGAAGCGATGGCCGCCTACGAGCGGCTGGTGAAGGCGGGCTATGTGTCGCAGTTGCGCTGA